From one Eleginops maclovinus isolate JMC-PN-2008 ecotype Puerto Natales chromosome 7, JC_Emac_rtc_rv5, whole genome shotgun sequence genomic stretch:
- the chn1 gene encoding N-chimaerin has product MPSRDSYEVHKEEKSLVQKAKREANQEDILAAALGMRMGPQKPPATFWQPLKLFAYSQLTSLVRRATLKENERTPKSEKVHNFKVHTFRGPHWCEHCASFMWGLMAQGVKCADCGLNVHKQCSPLVPNDCKPDLRHIRKVYSCDLTTLVQAHNTARPMVVDMCIREIESRGLKSEGLYRISGFTDSLEEVKMAFDKDGEKTDISVNAYEDINIITGALKLYLRDLPVPIISYDAYPRFIEAAKLTDPEKKLEAFREAIALLPPSHSDTLKYLMAHLKRVAQNEEFNLMNAENLAIIFGPTLMRAPSLDAMTALNDIRYQRQVVELLIKKEDVLF; this is encoded by the exons ATGCCATCCCGAGACTCGTACGAGGTTCACAAGGAAGAGAAGTCCCTGGTGCAGAAGGCCAAGCGAGAGGCCAATCAGGAGGATATTCTGGCGGCAGCTCTGGGAATGAGGATGGGGCCACAGAAACCTCCAGCCACTTTCTGGCAGCCACTTAAACTATTCGCCTATTCACAGCTCACCTCACTGGTTCGCAGAGCAACACTGAAGGAGAACGAGAGGACGCCCAAATCTGAGAAAGTCCACAACTTCAAG GTCCATACCTTTCGAGGGCCTCACTGGTGTGAACACTGCGCCAGCTTCATGTGGGGACTGATGGCTCAGGGGGTCAAATGTGCAG atTGTGGTTTGAACGTCCACAAACAATGTTCTCCTCTGGTGCCCAACGACTGCAAACCGGACCTGAGACACATCCGTAAAGTTTACAGCTGTGACCTCACGACCCTGGTGCAAGCTCATAACACAGCGCGACCCATGGTGGTGGACATGTGCATACGAGAGATCGAGTCAAGAG GACTGAAGTCTGAAGGCCTTTACAGAATATCTGGATTCACTGATTCATTGGAAGAGGTCAAGATGGCTTTTGACAAAG ATGGCGAGAAGACAGACATCTCAGTGAATGCCTATGAAGACATCAATATCATTACTGGTGCACTCAAACTTTACCTCAGGGATCTGCCTGTTCCCATTATCTCATACGACGCTTACCCCAGGTTCATCGAGGCTGCAA AGCTCACAGACCCAGAGAAGAAGCTGGAAGCTTTCCGTGAAGCCATTGCTTTGCTGCCACCATCACACAGCGACACTCTGAAGTACCTAATGGCGCACTTAAAAAG GGTGGCCCAGAATGAGGAATTCAACCTAATGAATGCGGAGAACCTCGCCATCATTTTCGGACCCACCCTCATGCGTGCACCTAGCCTTGACGCCATGACAGCACTCAATGACATCCGCTACCAGAGACAGGTGGTGGAGCTGCTCATTAAAAAGGAAGACGTGCTCTTCTGA